Proteins from a single region of Hordeum vulgare subsp. vulgare chromosome 6H, MorexV3_pseudomolecules_assembly, whole genome shotgun sequence:
- the LOC123402062 gene encoding transcription factor LAF1-like yields MGCKACEKPRPSYRKGLWSPEEDQKLRDYILRHGHGCWSALPAKAGLQRNGKSCRLRWINYLRPGLKHGMFSPEEEETVMSLHAALGNKWSRIARHLPGRTDNEVKNYWNSYLKKRVEGGKGAPNSPTPAAASSAADSDGSQSPSPGEVISTVQERASRPSNSAGSSEPPHESSSADSSCLTVTEPPACRAYAPVAPKVMFADWLNMDYIGGQMGAAAAAAPGPEAAGVVGAGAGVGAGGGGDHCQVMSQGSSAQVDGPPGVEDSLHGGFGDNGTCWEFLEQFDSMDQMQVGGGGGFCDLLSMTEFFALN; encoded by the exons atggGGTGTAAGGCGTGCGAGAAGCCCAGGCCGAGCTACCGGAAGGGGctgtggtcgccggaggaggaccAGAAGCTCCGCGATTACATTCTCCGGCACGGCCACGGCTGCTGGAGCGCGCTTCCCGCTAAAGCCG GGCTCCAGCGGAACGGCAAGAGCTGCAGGCTGCGGTGGATCAACTACCTGCGGCCGGGGCTGAAGCACGGCATgttctcgccggaggaggaggagacggtgaTGAGCCTCCACGCCGCCCTCGGCAACAA GTGGTCGAGGATCGCACGGCATTTGCCGGGGAGGACCGACAACGAGGTCAAGAACTACTGGAACTCCTACCTCAAGAAGAGGGTCGAGGGCGGCAAGGGAGCGCCCAACTCGCCCAcgccggcggcggcgagctccgcCGCGGACTCAGACGGGTCTCAGAGCCCGAGCCCAGGGGAGGTTATTAGTACGGTGCAGGAACGGGCCAGCCGGCCATCGAACTCCGCCGGCTCATCGGAGCCGCCGCACGAGTCGTCGTCGGCCGACTCGAGCTGCCTGACCGTGACCGAGCCTCCTGCCTGCAGGGCCTACGCGCCCGTGGCTCCCAAGGTGATGTTCGCAGATTGGCTCAACATGGACTACATCGGTGGCCagatgggggcggcggcggcggcggcacctGGTCCGGAAGCTGCGGGGGTGGTTGGTGCGGGTGCGGGTGTGGGtgcaggaggcggcggcgatCATTGTCAGGTGATGAGCCAGGGGTCATCGGCGCAGGTCGATGGGCCACCCGGCGTGGAGGATTCCCTGCACGGCGGCTTCGGCGACAACGGCACCTGCTGGGAGTTCCTGGAGCAGTTCGACAGCATGGATCAGATgcaggtgggcggcggcggcggcttctgcGACCTGCTCTCCATGACCGAGTTCTTCGCACTCAACTAG